One window of Triticum dicoccoides isolate Atlit2015 ecotype Zavitan chromosome 5A, WEW_v2.0, whole genome shotgun sequence genomic DNA carries:
- the LOC119303645 gene encoding uncharacterized protein LOC119303645, translating into MASGELPPSKKKSGPTTICSLGDDLLCEVFLRLPSLPTLVRAALTCPAFLRAVRSSPKFRRRFRDLHPAPLLGVFLDVYDPGMPAFVPIRRRSDPDHAAAVRGADVFLTRVPDDEDEGSDDEDDGESDSLGWSGYYGGEGDRAGWSMTGCRDGYVVLVNRGTKRAAVYDPLTRSLHLLPAPPVEICEDPEEAEVEFHVITSEEDRRSLRVVFVCKERGKVRVAVFSPDTREWQISPKGARLQLQDDDSGTLVNGCVYWASVSEDAIHLLNTATLQFSRMVLPRRMRRMGLKVGQTSDGKLCLACASELTLDVCFRRADDNGVDKWILNRTFELVDDIDKLRLQFVDRFPRLEVVAIIGGIVYLSTFQVEHPSSSGCFLSFCIETEELKEVCPITNSDSSYPYIMAWPPVLVGNKVSSLG; encoded by the coding sequence ATGGCCTCCGGTGAGCTCCCACCGTCCAAGAAGAAATCCGGCCCCACCACCATATGCTCCCTCGGCGACGACCTCCTGTGCGAGGTGTTCCTCCGCCTGCCCTCCCTCCCGACCCTCGTCCGCGCCGCCCTCACCTGCCCCGCCTTCCTCCGCGCCGTCCGTTCGTCCCCGAAATTCCGCCGCCGCTTCCGCGATCTTCACCCCGCCCCGCTCCTAGGCGTCTTCCTCGACGTCTACGACCCCGGCATGCCCGCCTTCGTGCCCATCCGCCGCCGGTCCGACCCGGACCACGCTGCCGCCGTCCGCGGCGCCGACGTCTTCCTCACCCGCGTCCCCGACGATGAAGACGAAGGGTCAGACGATGAGGACGACGGGGAAAGCGACAGCCTCGGGTGGTCCGGGTATTACGGAGGCGAAGGCGACAGAGCCGGGTGGTCGATGACCGGGTGTCGCGATGGGTACGTGGTTCTCGTCAACCGGGGAACCAAGCGGGCGGCTGTCTACGACCCCCTCACACGGAGCCTGcatctcctccccgcgccgcccgtTGAGATCTGCGAAGACCCCGAAGAGGCGGAAGTCGAGTTCCACGTGATCACCTCGGAAGAGGACCGCCGGTCACTCCGCGTCGTCTTCGTCTGCAAGGAAAGGGGGAAAGTGCGGGTCGCCGTCTTCTCGCCGGACACCAGGGAGTGGCAGATCTCCCCAAAAGGGGCGCGCCTGCAGCTGCAGGACGATGACAGTGGTACGCTAGTGAACGGGTGTGTCTACTGGGCATCCGTAAGCGAAGACGCTATTCATCTGCTGAACACGGCAACACTGCAATTCTCCCGGATGGTTCTGCCGCGGCGTATGCGGCGAATGGGTCTCAAGGTCGGTCAGACCAGTGATGGGAAGCTCTGCTTGGCCTGCGCATCTGAACTCACTCTTGATGTCTGCTTCCGGAGAGCAGATGACAATGGTGTCGATAAATGGATACTGAACAGGACATTTGAGTTGGTGGACGACATCGACAAGCTCCGGCTACAGTTTGTAGATCGTTTCCCAAGACTGGAGGTCGTGGCCATCATCGGTGGCATTGTGTATCTGTCTACTTTCCAGGTAGAGCATCCTAGTTCTTCTGGCTGCTTCCTATCATTCTGCATTGAAACAGAGGAGCTGAAGGAGGTCTGCCCTATCACCAACTCTGATTCTTCATATCCCTACATCATGGCGTGGCCTCCTGTTTTGGTAGGCAATAAGGTGAGCTCTCTCGGCTAG
- the LOC119303643 gene encoding uncharacterized protein LOC119303643 translates to MKSAPAAPTTICGLGDDLLCEVFLRLPSLPSLVRAALTCPAFLRAVRSSPSFRRRFRDLHPAPLLGVFLDIYDSAMPAFVPNRHWSDPDHTAAVRGADVFLTRVPDVEDEGSDDPDHAAAVRGADVSLTRVHEDESEGGDGDGDEESEFEGGYKSPGWSMTSCRDGYVVLVSRSTKRAAVYDPLTRRLHLLRAPPVETREDAEPEFVVVTPEEDPRSFRVVCISKEMRAAQVAVFSPGSMEWQIFPKVGNLKQFLVYNDPIVNGTLVNGSVYWACSSGSDLHVLNTATLHFSQIDLPPLNDVWDWGQTFKIVGESSDGKPCVARLADLTLEVWVRRAAADGADRWMLDTTFPVPHANGKLKLQNVDEGSIEVAAIISGTVYLSLDQRSYGGGDSTWLLSFCTETEELKKVCPITYSVDKSCYPYVMAWPPVLVGRKVNSGLEGALTKRNKD, encoded by the coding sequence ATGAAATCCGCACCAGCCGCTCCCACCACCATATGCGGCCTCGGAGACGACCTTCTGTGCGAGGTGTTCCTCCGCCTGCCCTCCCTCCCGAGCCTCGTCCGAGCAGCCCTCACCTGCCCCGCCTTCCTCCGAGCCGTCCGCTCGTCCCCCTCGTTCCGCCGCCGCTTCCGCGACCTCCACCCGGCCCCGCTCCTGGGCGTCTTCCTCGACATCTACGACTCCGCCATGCCCGCCTTCGTGCCTAACCGCCACTGGTCCGATCCAGACCACACCGCCGCCGTCCGCGGCGCCGACGTCTTCCTCACCCGCGTCCCCGACGTTGAAGACGAAGGGTCCGACGACCCGGACCATGCCGCTGCCGTCCGCGGCGCCGACGTTTCCCTCACACGTGTACACGAAGACGAAAGCgaaggcggcgacggcgacggcgacgaagaAAGTGAATTCGAAGGCGGATACAAAAGCCCCGGGTGGTCGATGACCTCGTGCCGCGACGGGTACGTGGTTCTCGTCAGCCGGAGCACCAAGCGGGCGGCCGTCTACGACCCGCTCACACGGCGCCTGCATCTCCTCCGCGCGCCGCCCGTTGAGACCCGCGAAGACGCCGAACCTGAGTTCGTCGTGGTCACCCCCGAAGAGGACCCCCGGTCGTTCCGCGTCGTGTGCATCTCCAAGGAAATGAGGGCAGCGCAGGTCGCCGTCTTCTCGCCGGGCAGCATGGAGTGGCAGATCTTCCCGAAGGTGGGGAACCTGAAGCAGTTCCTTGTATACAATGACCCAATTGTGAATGGCACGCTGGTGAATGGGTCAGTTTATTGGGCATGCTCAAGCGGAAGTGATCTCCACGTGCTGAACACCGCAACACTGCACTTCTCCCAGATCGATCTGCCGCCGCTTAATGATGTGTGGGATTGGGGACAGACTTTCAAGATCGTTGGTGAGAGCAGCGATGGGAAGCCCTGCGTGGCCCGGCTAGCTGATCTCACCCTTGAAGTTTGGGTCCGGAGAGCCGCCGCCGACGGTGCCGACAGATGGATGCTGGACACCACATTTCCGGTGCCGCATGCGAATGGTAAGCTCAAATTACAGAACGTGGATGAAGGCTCTATAGAGGTTGCCGCTATCATCAGTGGCACTGTGTATCTGTCCTTGGACCAACGATCCTATGGTGGAGGAGATTCTACCTGGCTGCTATCCTTCTGCACTGAAACAGAGGAGCTGAAGAAGGTCTGCCCTATCACTTACTCTGTTGATAAATCTTGCTACCCCTACGTCATGGCATGGCCTCCTGTTCTGGTAGGCCGTAAGGTGAACTCTGGACTCGAAGGGGCTTTGACTAAGAGGAATAAAGATTAG